From one Humulus lupulus chromosome 8, drHumLupu1.1, whole genome shotgun sequence genomic stretch:
- the LOC133793688 gene encoding uncharacterized protein LOC133793688 yields the protein MEILRKSSTSCTIGFSRMTRACLSTAYERAQKLGGRGEGESTTDHTKNDVVSGSNIERKSGDHKIEDESGIRGFVADKAREGAIGARKVAENMGDLAKETMDTAWDSANNTTQNVQDTLIATADKNVVDTTEYRSIEDLNNSVQPNQDHHHPTP from the exons ATGGAAATCCTAAGAAAGAGTAGTACTTCATGTACTATTGGTTTTTCTAGGATGACCAGAGCTTGTCTTTCCACGGCTTATGAACGCGCACAG aaatTAGGAGGAAGAGGTGAGGGAGAATCAACGACAGATCACACCAAAAACGACGTCGTTTCTGGAAGTAATATTGAACGGAAAAGCGGTGATCACAAGATTGAGGATGAGAGTGGTATTAGGGGATTTGTTGCAGATAAAGCAAGAGAAGGGGCAATAGGAGCGAGAAAAGTAGCCGAAAACATGGGGGATTTGGCTAAGGAAACTATGGACACAGCATGGGACTCGGCAAACAATACAACTCAAAATGTCCAAGACACATTGATCGCCACAGCTGACAAAAATGTTGTTGATACAACTGAGTATAGATCAATTGAAGATCTAAACAATTCTGTCCAACCTAATCAGGATCATCATCATCCAACCCCTTGA